In Desulforhopalus sp., a single window of DNA contains:
- a CDS encoding cyclic nucleotide-binding domain-containing protein — MKSKKLAKTTVSDDLVGVEREVAILLSDMVGYSRKTADMRPTEIRDFMLQYHRNLKQIVHSVCGKGQDIESSAGDGAVALIQRKPGQGKDQMCGQALDVALEMVRAMTRGIIPDTRIGLFTGDLIEATLDGSVMRFGASFSVASRLEELCGYFGTKILMDRGMAFWQTEHSRYLVCIGKVTPKNFMHPVHIFSVYKPGIHQCPADVDKKKLLQFIEKKNRAIELFCGNVLQGIHPDFPLARQRLLDVQGLFVEMTGKKDFPTERVLEYIGNHPSPEEDFRQVGMKIGESDGQRLGIRLLNLSSELFKALNEEFYQALVVDTAWERKFKLVWRKKNELIIHVNDNPDGVYFIDEGSVSILDANGLELGVLTAGDVFGEMAYFSKKGLRNATVIAKTDLVLRRISGEDLSGLPTLKKIFKRINQKRKGRG; from the coding sequence ATGAAGTCAAAAAAATTGGCGAAAACGACAGTCAGTGATGATTTGGTCGGAGTTGAAAGAGAAGTGGCCATCCTGCTCAGCGATATGGTCGGTTATTCCCGGAAAACCGCGGATATGAGGCCGACGGAGATCAGGGATTTCATGCTGCAGTATCACCGTAATCTCAAGCAGATTGTTCATTCTGTCTGCGGCAAAGGCCAGGATATCGAATCTTCGGCAGGCGACGGCGCCGTTGCTCTAATCCAAAGAAAACCAGGACAGGGCAAGGATCAGATGTGTGGCCAGGCCCTTGATGTTGCCCTGGAGATGGTCCGGGCCATGACCCGGGGAATCATTCCCGATACCCGGATTGGCTTGTTTACTGGAGATCTGATTGAGGCAACTCTCGATGGCAGTGTCATGCGGTTTGGAGCCAGTTTTTCGGTGGCCAGTCGCCTTGAGGAGTTATGCGGCTATTTTGGTACCAAGATTCTTATGGATCGGGGAATGGCCTTCTGGCAGACTGAGCATTCCAGGTATTTGGTCTGTATCGGCAAGGTAACGCCCAAGAATTTCATGCATCCAGTCCATATTTTTTCGGTTTACAAACCTGGTATTCACCAGTGTCCCGCCGATGTCGACAAAAAGAAGCTTTTGCAATTTATCGAAAAGAAAAATCGTGCCATAGAGTTGTTTTGCGGTAATGTCCTGCAGGGCATTCATCCGGACTTCCCTTTGGCACGGCAGAGGTTACTCGATGTTCAAGGTCTGTTTGTAGAGATGACCGGCAAAAAGGATTTTCCGACTGAACGGGTTCTGGAATACATCGGCAACCACCCGAGCCCGGAAGAGGACTTTCGGCAGGTTGGTATGAAAATCGGTGAATCTGACGGACAGCGTCTGGGGATTCGTTTGCTTAATCTTTCCAGCGAGCTCTTTAAGGCCCTGAATGAAGAATTTTACCAGGCACTAGTCGTTGATACCGCTTGGGAGCGAAAGTTCAAATTGGTCTGGCGGAAGAAAAATGAGTTGATCATTCATGTCAACGACAACCCGGATGGTGTCTATTTTATTGATGAGGGAAGTGTCTCCATTCTTGATGCCAATGGCCTGGAGCTTGGTGTCTTGACCGCCGGCGATGTGTTTGGTGAGATGGCCTATTTTTCCAAAAAGGGCTTGCGAAACGCCACGGTGATCGCCAAAACCGACCTTGTTCTTCGCAGAATCTCCGGCGAAGACCTGAGCGGATTGCCGACGCTCAAAAAAATCTTTAAGAGAATCAACCAAAAAAGGAAGGGGCGTGGATAA
- a CDS encoding thioesterase family protein, protein MLDVLKAIYEQSMPFHRLLQVRITALTASDVEARIDMREELVGNFVRGILHGGVISSILDLAGGLVASVELLKHLEGMDVEELAKRMAKIGTIDLRVDYLRPGKGEFFIATGSVLRKGSKVAVVRTELVNDQKVLIAAGTGTYLVG, encoded by the coding sequence ATGTTGGATGTATTGAAGGCAATTTATGAACAGAGTATGCCGTTTCATCGTCTCCTGCAGGTGCGGATAACCGCCCTTACCGCCTCCGATGTCGAGGCGCGAATAGATATGCGGGAAGAATTGGTCGGCAATTTTGTCCGGGGAATTCTCCACGGTGGGGTGATTTCCTCTATCCTTGACCTCGCCGGCGGGCTGGTCGCCTCGGTTGAGCTATTAAAGCATCTGGAAGGAATGGATGTTGAGGAACTCGCTAAACGCATGGCAAAAATAGGCACGATCGATCTGCGGGTTGACTATCTTCGCCCAGGGAAAGGAGAGTTTTTTATCGCAACCGGTTCGGTCCTGCGCAAAGGCAGCAAAGTGGCGGTTGTGCGTACCGAACTCGTCAATGACCAAAAAGTTCTCATCGCGGCAGGAACCGGAACCTATCTGGTTGGGTGA
- the ugpC gene encoding sn-glycerol-3-phosphate ABC transporter ATP-binding protein UgpC has translation MAQVVLENVVKRFGKIQVVHGVDLTIADTEFLVLVGPSGCGKSTLLRMVAGLEEISEGTIRIGDKIVNDMAPKDRGCAMVFQNYALYPHMNVYKNMSFGLTIKGFSKAEIESRVQEAAHILGIGELLARKPHELSGGQRQRVAMGRAIVRNPSVFLFDEPLSNLDAKLRNSMRTEIKLLHRKVRSTVIYVTHDQVEAMTLADRIVVMRQGKVEQIGTPIDLFEHPANTFVAGFIGNPPMNLVEGHLHRTAEDCQVVLSDGLRIPLAGNGQNSELQEGRKVIFGIRTESIRPLFPDSRPAQPGEWGVNGLVEVVEPLGGETHLHIDIFGVKFIAKCDGRQRILAETQMTFCLQLEAIHLFDADSLRAIPFS, from the coding sequence ACCATCGCCGACACGGAATTCCTGGTGCTGGTTGGCCCCTCCGGTTGCGGCAAGTCAACCCTGCTGCGGATGGTCGCGGGTCTTGAAGAAATAAGCGAAGGCACTATCCGGATTGGCGACAAAATTGTCAATGATATGGCCCCTAAAGACCGGGGCTGTGCCATGGTCTTCCAAAATTACGCCTTGTATCCGCACATGAACGTTTATAAAAACATGTCGTTCGGCCTGACCATCAAGGGTTTTTCCAAGGCGGAGATCGAAAGCCGGGTGCAAGAAGCGGCGCACATCCTTGGTATCGGCGAACTCCTTGCCCGCAAACCCCACGAACTCTCCGGTGGTCAACGGCAGCGGGTGGCAATGGGTAGGGCCATTGTCCGCAATCCCTCGGTGTTTCTCTTTGACGAGCCCCTCTCCAATCTCGATGCCAAGCTGCGCAACTCAATGCGCACTGAGATCAAACTGCTGCACCGCAAGGTCCGCTCAACGGTAATCTACGTCACCCATGACCAGGTGGAGGCAATGACCCTCGCCGACCGTATCGTCGTCATGCGCCAGGGGAAAGTCGAGCAGATTGGTACACCGATCGACCTTTTCGAACACCCGGCCAACACCTTTGTCGCCGGTTTCATCGGTAATCCGCCGATGAACCTTGTGGAAGGGCACCTTCATCGTACTGCCGAGGACTGTCAGGTGGTTTTATCCGACGGTTTACGAATTCCCCTTGCTGGAAACGGCCAAAACAGCGAGCTGCAGGAAGGCCGAAAGGTGATCTTTGGTATTCGTACAGAAAGCATCCGGCCGCTTTTCCCCGACTCTCGCCCTGCCCAGCCAGGTGAGTGGGGTGTCAACGGTCTGGTCGAGGTGGTTGAACCGTTGGGTGGCGAGACCCATCTACATATTGACATTTTCGGGGTCAAATTTATCGCCAAATGTGATGGCCGGCAACGAATACTGGCGGAGACGCAAATGACCTTTTGCCTCCAGCTGGAGGCCATTCACCTCTTCGACGCCGACAGCCTGCGGGCCATCCCCTTCAGCTAA